GCCTGCTCGCCGGGCGGGGCAAGGCGGTCGAGCTCGTCGCGGCCGTGGACCTGCTCGAACCGCCCGGCCGCGCCGAACCCGCCTCCGACGCGGCGCTGCTGGCCCGGTTCGCCCGCGACCTGGCCGGGCTGGCGGGCAGCGACTGGAACCCCGGGCCGGCCGAGTTCGAGCCCACCGGCGGCCGGTCCCCGATCGAGGAACTGCGCACGCGGGCCCGCGCCGCCGCCGTCCTGCCGGACGAGATCGACGCCGCCACCCTGGAACGGCTCGCGGGCCGGTTCCTGCGCCTGAGCCGCGCCCTGGCCGACCACGAGCCCACCGCGTACCACGGCAGAGTCCGGCTGCTGCGGGCCATGGACGGGGCCACCGCCTCGACCACCAGGCAGTGGCTGGATCTCCTCGGCGACCGGGCCGAGAGCGTCGACGTGCCCGGCGACCACTACAGCGTCATGCGCCCGCCGAACCTCCAGACGCTGGCAGCCGAGCTCGGCAAGGCCCTGAACGACCTGTGACCCGAACCAGCCGAACCATCAGCCGATTTGAGGAGGACCGGATGACCGCGATGGACCTGCCGACCCGGACCGGGACGACGGGCCGCACCGCCGCGTCGGTCATGGACCGCGTACGGGCGTACGCCTCGACCCTTCCGGCGCGCGCGCCGGAGATCGAGCGGCTGGGCCGGATTCCCGGTGACGTCCTCGACGGCCTCAAGGCCACCGGGCTGCTGCGCGCCGCCCTGCCGGCGGCGGGGGGCGGTGTCGAGATGACCGTGCCGGAGGTCACCCGGGCCGTCGAGCTGCTGGCGGAGGGGGACGCCTCGGTCGCCTGGTGCGCGGCCGTCGCGCTGAACGCCGCACTGGCCGTGGTGTCGCTGCCCGCGGAGGTGTCCGCCGAGCTGTTCCCGGACCCGGACCTGATCACCGTGACGGTGCTGCCGCCGGCCGGGCGGGCGGTCCGGAGCGGCGGCGGCTACCTCCTGTCGGGCCGTTGGACGTACGGCAGCGGGATCACCCACGCCGACCGAGTGCTGGCCGGGTTCCGGACCCCGGAGGGCGCCCCGAGGATCGCCGTCTTCGACGCCGTACACGCGCGGGTTCTCGACACCTGGCAGACCACCGGGCTGCGCGGCACCGGCTCCCACGACTTCGAGGTCGCCGATCTGTTCGTGCCGGAACGGCACACGTTCGCGCCTGTGCGGTCCGGCACCCGGCAGGAGCCGCTCCATCTGCGCGCCGACAACCTCGCCCTCAAGATGGCGGGCGTGCCGCTGGGCATCGCCAGGTCCGCGCTGAACTCCGCCAGGGAGATCCTCGCCGACAGGCGTTCCGCACTGCCCAGGCCGGCTGCCCCGGCCGACCTCGCGCACGCCGAGTCGCTGATCGGCGCGGCGGCCGCCTACGTGTACGCCACGCTGGAGGACGCCTGGGCCGCACAGGCGGCGGGCCTCGCACCCGAACGCGGCACGGCCGCGCTGGCCCGCCAGTTCGCGCACCGGGCCTGCCGGGAGGCGGTCCAACTCCTGTACGACGCCGTGGGGTCGGCCGCGGTCTACACCGAACGCACCCCGCTGGACCGGTGCCTGCGTGACGTGATCACCGCGGGCCGCCACGTCGCGTCCTCTGAGAAGATCCTCGACGGGGTCGGTGACCTGCGGCTCGGCGGCGAACCGGCCTCGCCCCACCTGTGAGAGGACGGAACCGGTGATCGATGAGCTGCTCCCCGACTCGGTGGTGGCCGTGGAGGCCTACGGCGACGACGAGACCGACCGGGCCCCGCTCCACCCCGAGGAGGAGGAGGTCGTGGCGCGGGCGGTGGACAAGCGCCGCCGCGAGTTCTCCGCGGTGCGCGCCTGTGCTCGTCGCGCCATGGCGAAGCTCGGTGTGCCGCCGGTTGCCGTGCTGCCCGGCGAACGCGGTGCCCCGCAATGGCCCCAGGGCCTGATCGGCAGCATGACCCACTGCGACGGCTACCGCGCCGCAGCCCTGGCCCGCGCCGCCGACCTGGCCTCCCTGGGCATCGACGCCGAACCCCACGGCCCACTCCCGGACGGCGTCCTGCCCTCCGTCTCGCTGCCCGTCGAACGCGAGCGCCTGACGCTGCTGAGCGCCCGGCAGCCCGCGGTTCACTGGGACCGGCTGCTGTACAGCGCGAAGGAGTCCGTCTACAAGGCCTGGTTTCCGCTGACCGGCACGTGGCTGGACTTCGGGGAGGCGGACATAGAGATCCACGTGTCGCCCGGATCGGCGTCGCATGGCCGGTTCCGCGCCGAACTCCTCGTTCCCGGACCGGTCGTGGGTGGGCGCCGCCTCGGACACTTCGAGGGACGGTGGACGGTCGGCCGGGGTCTGGTCGCCACCGCGGTGACGATTCCGCACGTCCGGTCGCAGTGAGCCCGGCCGCATCCGCCCGCGTGGCTACAGAGCCACAGTGTCGCCGGACAGGGTGCCCTCGCACAGGGCGGTCCACATGACGCGGCGGCGGGGCTTGCCGCTGGAGGTGACGGCGATACCGCCGCGGGACACGGTGAGGGCCGTCAGCTCCGTGTCCGTGAGGGACTCCCGCAGGACGGCGCCGGCGATCTCGTACCACTCGGGCTTGGCGGCCTCCAGCACCACGGCCGCCGTCGGTACGCCGTCGCGGATGCCGAGGAGGACGGCCACCCGGCGCTCGGGGATGCCACGCTCGACGAGCTGCGCCTCCAGGCTCTCGGCGAAGACCATCCGGCCGTGCACCTTCAGCCCGTCACCGAGGCGGCCGACGACGAAGAGCTGCCCGTCGTGCAGGAAGCCCGCGTCGCCCGTGCGCAGGGTGCCGTCGCCGATGCTCGTGCCCGAGGCGGAGCCCGGGTCGCCGACATAACTGGTCGCGACCGAGGTGCCGGTGACGACGATCTCGCCGACCGTGCCGTCCGCGACCGGCCGCTCGTCGTCGTCCACGACGGTGACCGACACGCCCTCCAGAGGGCGCCCGCAGCCCACGATCCGTCCGCCCGCAGCGGCCGCCGCACCGCCGTGCTCCGGCGACAGGGCCGTCCAGCCCTCGCCGAGGGGGAGCCCGGTGACGGCGAGGGTCGCCTCCGCGCCGCCGTACGCGGGCAGCAGGGCCCGGCGGTCGAAGCCGTACGGGGAGAGCAGTTCGTCGAACTTCTCCAGGACCGTCGGGTCGATACGCTCCGCGCCCAGGATGATCGAGCGCAGCGAGTCGAAGCGCAGTCCTTCGAGGTCCTGCGGCTTGATCCGGCGCAGGATGTAGGCGAGGCCGAAGTTGGGCATCGCGGCCAGTCCCACGCGCTGCTCGCTGATGCAGCGCAGATAGCGCAGCGGGGAGCGGATGAAGTCCTCCGGCTGAAGCATCCAGCCGTCGCACCCGGTGGTGACGATGTTGATGAGGCAGCCGATGAGGCCCATGTCGTGGTGGACCGGGAGCCACGCGATGCCCGGCTGGTCGGGTGACCAGTCGAGCCAGCGCCGCATGGCCGTCACATTGGCGCGCAGCGCGTCGCCCGTGACCTGGACGCCGCGGGAGAAACCGCTGGAGCCCGAGGTGAACTGCAGCAGCGCGAACTCCGCTGCCGGGAACGGCTGTTGGGCCGGTGCGACGCCCGCGACGAACTCCTCGAAGAGCACGGGCTCGGGAAGCCCGAGGTTCGCCGTGATCTTGCGGACCTTCTCGATGGAGTCTTCATCGCACAGCGTCACGGCCGGCCGCGCCGTGGCGAACAGGTGCGTGGCGTGCTTCTCGTAGTCGTCGGCACGCTGGAAGGCGAACGGCGGGGCGATCGAGCAGGCGGTGCCGCCCGCGGCGATCGCGCCGAACCAGCCGGCCGCGAAGCCGGGGCTCGACCGCTGGACGACGGCGACCACCTCACCGCGTTGCAGGCCGTGCGCGTGCAGTGCGGCCGCGGTGCGCAGCGTCAGCTCGGCGAGGGCCGCGTACGACCAGAATTCCCAGCTGTCGCCGGCGGCGGCGAAGCGCAGCCCGCGGTCGGCGGACGGCTGCTCCAGCCACTCGAGAAGGGCCTTGTCCGGGGCGTTCAACGTGATCTCTCCTCGCGTACGGCCGCGGGACCTCGGCTGGTCCGGCGGAGGGCCGGGCAGCGGCTCCGAGCCTGTCCGGCGGGGATCCGTCGAGCCGGTCCGGTGGGCGGATCGCGCTCACCGGACCGGTTTCGCGGGCGGTGCCGTTGCGGGGGTTCAGCGGTACCGCCGGGCATCTCGACGCCCCGATCATGCCGACCTTCCGGGTGCCTGATCCAGGCAAGGACCCGGCAATCCCGCCGGGCGGCGCCGGGCCGACCAGCAACGCCGATTGCCGGTCCCCTTCCTGGTCCGCGCCGGTACCCGCCGGACAGCATCGATACGCCGGAGACACAGGTGAGTCGGTCGGGAAGGCGGTCGGAGTCGGATGAGTTCGCATGGCGCGGAGGGCACGGAGCTCTCGCTGACCACTGCCCAGCACGGAGTGTGGTTCGCCCAGCGGTTCAACCCCGCGGCCACCGCGTTCAACTCGGGGCACTACCTCGACATCCACGGTCCGGTGGACGCGGACGTCCTGCGCGAGGCGATCCGGCGGGCGGAGGCCGAGTGCGGCAGCTACGCCGTCCGTTTCGCCGAGACGCCCGAGGGGCCCGTCCAGCGGATCACCGGGGCCGGGACCCCGCCGCTGGAGGACATCGACCTCACCGGTGACACCGACCCGTTCGAGGCGGCCCTCGCCTGGATGAACCGCGACCGCGGCACGCCCCTCGACCTGACGCGGGACACCCTCTCCCGGGACGCGCTGCTGAAGCTCGGCGACGAACGGTTCCTCTGGTACCGCCGCTGCCACCACATCCTCACCGACGGGTTCGGCGGCGTCCTGTTCACCCGCAGGGTCGCCGAGATCTACGCGGCCGCCGTCCGGGGGGAGCCCGCCGCGGGCACCCCGCTCGGCTCGCTGCGCACGCTGATCGACGACGAGGCGGCGTATCGCCGCTCGGAGCAGTACACACGTGACCGCGCCCACTGGACCGGGCAATTCGCGGGCCACCGCGAGCCCGTGAGCCTCTCCGAGAAGCCGGTGGACCGGGCGACGGAGGGCGCCGTCTCCCGCACGGTCGCGCTGACCGAGGCCGACATGGCCGCGCTGCGGACCACGGGGCGGACGGCCCGCACGCCCTGGACCGTCCCGGTGATCGCCGCCGTGGCCACGTACCTCCACGGGATGACCGGCGTACGCGACATCGCCATCGGTGTACCGGTGACCGCACGGCGCGGCCCCGACACGCAGTCCGTTCCCGGCATGCTCGCCAACCAGCTCCCGCTGCGCGTCACCGTCGACCCGGCGGCGACCCGCACCGAGCTGCTGACGCAGGTGTCGCGTCGGCTCGGCGACCTCCTGGTGCACCAGTGCTACCCGTACGAGGAACTGCGCCGCGAGCTGGATCTCGTCCGCGAGGACGGGCACCTCTTCGGGATCGTCGTCAACGTCCTGCCCACCCGCGGAGACCTCCGCCTCGGCGGGCACCCGACCTTCCCGCACCCGCTGCCCGGCGGCACCGTCCTCGACCTCAACATCAGCGTCCGCCGGGGGCCCGGCGGCGAGATCCTGCTGGTCGACTTCGAGGCCAACCCCGACCGCTACAGCCAGGCCGACGTCGACGCCCACCAGCGGCGCTTCGTCGACCACCTGCGCGCCTTCACGGCCGCGGACGCCGAACTGCCCCTCGGCAGGATCGAGTTGACCTCCCGCGACGAGCGGACACGGCTGCTGCACGAGTGGAACGACACCGGCCGGCAGCTCCCGGCGGCCACCCTGCCCGAACTCTTCGAGGCCCAGGCCCAGAAGACGCCGTACGCCGACGCCGTGCACCACGCGGGCACGACGCTCGGATACGCCGAGCTGAACGCGCGGGCCAACCGGCTGGCGCGGGCGCTGATCGAACGGGGCGCGGGCCCCGGCCGTTTCGTCGCCGTCGCCATGCCGCGCCGCGTCGAAGCCGTCGTCGCCTTCCTCGCCGTACTGAAGGCGGGCGCCGCCTATCTGCCCATCGACATCGGCTATCCGGCCGACCGCATCGCGCATGTCCTGCGGGACGCCCGCCCGGCGCTGGTGCTGACCGCGGCCGGGAGCGCGTCCGGACTGCCGGCCGGCACCGGGGCCGAACTCCTCGCCGTGGAGGGCCTGCACCTCCCGGACGAGACCGCCGACGTCACCGACGCCGAGCGCAGCCGGCCGCTGCGTCCCGAGGATGCCGCGTACGCCATCTACACCTCGGGTTCCACCGGGGTTCCCAAGGGTGTCGTGGTGCCGCACTCCGGTGTGCCGAGTCTGCTGGCGAGCCAGCGGGAGGTGCTGGGGCTGCGGGAGCACGAGCGCGTGCTGCTGTTCGCGTCGCCCGGCTTCGACGCCTCCGTCTGGGAGCTGTGCACCGCGCTGATGACCGGCGGCTGCGTGGTGGTCGCCGACCAGGAGCGGTTGCTGCCGGGCTCCGCACTGGCCGGTCTGGTGGCGGAGGCGGGCGTGACCTGCCTGCTGCTCGCGCCGTCGGCCCTCGCGGTCATGCCGGAGGACGGGCTCCCCGAGGGCGTCACCCTGGTGGTCGGCGCGGAGGCGTGCGCCCCCGACCTCGTCGAACGCTGGTCGGCCGGGCGCACGATGGTCAACGCCTACGGGCCCACCGAGTCCACCGTCATCGCGACGATGAGCGAGCCGCTCGCCGGCCGCACGGTGCCGCCCATGGGCCGCCCCGTCGTCAACTCCCGCATCCTGCTGCTCGACGACGCGCTGCGCCCGGTGCCGGTGGGCGTACCCGGTGAGCTGTACATCGCGGGTGCCGGCCTTGCCCGTGGCTATGTGAACCGCCCCGATCTCACCGCCGAGCGCTTCGTCGCGGACCCCTTCGGCCCGCCTGGCGCACGCATGTACCGCTCGGGCGACCTCGCCCGCCGCAGCGCCGACGGCGACCTGGAGTACCTCGGCCGCTCCGACCAGCAGGTCAAGCTCCGCGGCTTCCGCATCGAGCTGGGCGAGGTCGAGGCGGCCCTCACCGACCAGCCGTCGGTCGCCCAGGCCACCGTGCTGGTCCGCGAGGACACACCGGGAGTGCGGCGACTGGTGGGCTACGCCGTGCCGGTCGCCGGGAGCGGGTTCGACCCCGCGGCCCTGCGGTCGGCGCTCGCGGCCACCCTGCCCGACTACATGGTGCCCGCCGTGATCGTCGAGCTGGCGGAGCTGCCCCGCACCCCGAGCGGAAAGCTGGACAGGGGCGCACTGCCCGAGCCGGTGATCGCCGGCGCGGCAGGAGGCCGGGCGCCGCGCACGGAACGCGAGACGGTGCTGTGTGCGCTGATCGCGGAGGTGCTGGGGGCCGGGGAGGTCGGGATCGACGACAACTTCTTCGACCTGGGCGGCGACTCGATCACCGCGATCCGGCTCGCGACACGTGCGGCCGAGGCCGGACTCGCCCTCACACCGCAGGACATCTTCTCCGGCCGTACCGCGCACGCGCTGGCCGAGGCCGCCGAGGAGCTGGCGGCGCCGGTGGCGACGCCCGCGCGCGCCGCCGTGCCGACGCCGGCCCCGGAGGAACTGGAGCGGCTGCACTCCCGGTGGGGCGAGGACGGCATCGAGACGGTGCTGCCGCTGACACCGCTGCAGGAAGGCATGCTGTTCCACGCCCTGTTCACCGAGGGCGGCGCCGACGCGTACAACGTCCAGAAGAGCTTCGGCCTGCGCGGCGCACTCGACCCTGTGGCGCTGCGCGCGGCAGGCGAGGCGCTGCTGCGCCGGCACGCCGGGCTGCGCGCCGGGTTCGACCAGACCGCCTCCGGCCGGCCGGTGCAGATCGTGCCCCGGACCTCGGAGCTGCCCTGGACCGAGGTGGACCTGAGCGGCTGCGGCACCGGCGAGCAGCGGGAGCGCACCGCGCGGCTGCTCGCCGAGGACAAGCGCCGCCGGTTCGACATGGCGCGCCCGCCGCTGCTGCGCCTCACCCTGATCCGCAACGCCCCTGACCGGCACACCCTCGTCCTGACGAGTCATCACATCCTGTTCGACGGCTGGTCGTTGCCGCTGATCCTGCGGGACCTGTTCGCGCTGTACCGGGCGGCCGGTGACGGTGACGGCGGCAACGGCGCGCTGCCCGGCGTCGTGCCGTTCGAGAACTACCTGGAGTGGCTCGCCGCCCAGGACCGGGACGTCGCCGAGGACGTGTGGCGTACCGCGCTCGCCGGCCTGGAGCAGCCCACCCTGGTCGCACCGGACACGGCACGGGCGCCCGAGGAGGCGCTTCCCGGGCTGGCCGTCGCGGAGCTGTCGGCGGATCTCACCGCACGGCTGACCGCCGAGGCCCGAGCCCGTGAACTGACCCTCAACACGGTGGTGCAGGGCGCCTGGGCGCTGCTGCTCGGCGGTCTCACGGGCCGCCGGGACGTGGTGTTCGGGGCGACGGTCTCCGGCCGGCCGCCGCTGCTGCCCGGCGTCGCGGAGATCGTGGGCCTGCTGATGAACACGGTGCCCGTACGCGTCCGCACCCGCCCCGGCGAGCCGCTGTCCGCACTGCTCACCCGCCTCCAGGCGGAACAGGCCGCGCTCGGCCCGCACCAGTACCTGGGCCTCGCCGAGGTGCAGCGGCTCGCGGGACTCGGCGAACTCTTCGACACCACCACGGTCTTCGAGAACGCCCCGATCGACCGCGAGGCCATCAAGCGCACCGCGGGCGGTCTGCGCATCAGCCAGACGGACGCCGACCAGACCGGGGCCACGCACTACCCGCTCAGCCTCATTGTGGTGCCCGGACCCCGGCTGCGCCTCGAATTCACGTACCGCACCGACGTGTTCGACTCCCGCGGGATCCGCCGGATCGCCGACCGCCTCCGGCGCCTGTTCGAGACGTTCGTGGCGGCTCCGGAGACCCCCGTCGGGCGCATCGAGCAGCTCACCCCGGCCGAGCACGCCCAGGCCGTCGAGGAGTGGAACGACACCGCCCGCCCCTACCCCGCGACCACCCTGCCCGAACTCTTCGCACAGCAGGTCCGCAGCACCCCGCAGGCGACGGCCGTCGTGCACGGCGACCGGTCGCTCACCTACGCCGAACTCGACCGCGAGGCGGGAAAGCTGGCGGGCGTGCTGGCCGCCAAGGGCGCGGGGCCCGGCCAGGTCGTGGGGGTCTGCCTGCCGCGCTCCGTCGAACTGCTCGTCACCCTGCACGCCGTGCACCGGGCGGGCGCCGCCTATCTGCCGGTCGACCCCGACTACCCCGAGGACCGGGTCCGGCACATGCTGGAGGACGCCGACCCCGTCTTCCTGATCGACACGGACACCTACCGGGCGCTGGCCGACACCGCAGCGCACGCCGACCCCGTCCCGAACGCCCCGGGCCTGCACCCGCTGCACCCGGCCTACGTCATCCACACCTCCGGCTCCACCGGCCGCCCCAAGGGCATCGTCGTGGCGCACGAAGGCGTCGCCAACTACCTGCGCTGGAAGCAGGACCGCTTCCCGCTCGGCGCGGGCGACCGCGTCCTGCAGCGCACGTCGATGAGCTTCGACCCGTCGGTGTGGGAGATCTTCTGGCCGCTGACCGTCGGTGCCACCGTGGTGATCGCGGACCCCGAGACACAGCACGGGCCCGGCTACATCGCCTCCCTCGTCCGGCGCGAGGGGATCACCGTCGCCCAGTTCGTGCCCTCCACCCTGGAACTCTTCCTCCAGGAACCCGGAGCGCGCGACTGCCGGTCCCTGCGGACGGTGTTCTGCGGCGGAGAGGCCCTCACCGCCGGACTCGTCGACCGCTTCCACGACGCCCTCGACGCCGAGCTGCACAACCTGTACGGCCCGACCGAGGTCTCGGTCTACACGACGAGCCGGCGCACCCGCCCCGGCGGCACCGCGTCCGTCCCGGTCGGCCTGCCCGGCTCCAACCTGCGGGTCTACGTCCTCGACGACGGCCTGTTGCCGGTGGCCCCCGGCGTCGAGGGCGAGGTGTACATCGCGGGCACGGGCGTGACCCGCGGGTACGTCAACCGCCCCGCC
Above is a genomic segment from Streptomyces sp. R21 containing:
- a CDS encoding acyl-CoA dehydrogenase family protein; this translates as MTAMDLPTRTGTTGRTAASVMDRVRAYASTLPARAPEIERLGRIPGDVLDGLKATGLLRAALPAAGGGVEMTVPEVTRAVELLAEGDASVAWCAAVALNAALAVVSLPAEVSAELFPDPDLITVTVLPPAGRAVRSGGGYLLSGRWTYGSGITHADRVLAGFRTPEGAPRIAVFDAVHARVLDTWQTTGLRGTGSHDFEVADLFVPERHTFAPVRSGTRQEPLHLRADNLALKMAGVPLGIARSALNSAREILADRRSALPRPAAPADLAHAESLIGAAAAYVYATLEDAWAAQAAGLAPERGTAALARQFAHRACREAVQLLYDAVGSAAVYTERTPLDRCLRDVITAGRHVASSEKILDGVGDLRLGGEPASPHL
- a CDS encoding 4'-phosphopantetheinyl transferase — protein: MIDELLPDSVVAVEAYGDDETDRAPLHPEEEEVVARAVDKRRREFSAVRACARRAMAKLGVPPVAVLPGERGAPQWPQGLIGSMTHCDGYRAAALARAADLASLGIDAEPHGPLPDGVLPSVSLPVERERLTLLSARQPAVHWDRLLYSAKESVYKAWFPLTGTWLDFGEADIEIHVSPGSASHGRFRAELLVPGPVVGGRRLGHFEGRWTVGRGLVATAVTIPHVRSQ
- a CDS encoding AMP-binding protein, encoding MNAPDKALLEWLEQPSADRGLRFAAAGDSWEFWSYAALAELTLRTAAALHAHGLQRGEVVAVVQRSSPGFAAGWFGAIAAGGTACSIAPPFAFQRADDYEKHATHLFATARPAVTLCDEDSIEKVRKITANLGLPEPVLFEEFVAGVAPAQQPFPAAEFALLQFTSGSSGFSRGVQVTGDALRANVTAMRRWLDWSPDQPGIAWLPVHHDMGLIGCLINIVTTGCDGWMLQPEDFIRSPLRYLRCISEQRVGLAAMPNFGLAYILRRIKPQDLEGLRFDSLRSIILGAERIDPTVLEKFDELLSPYGFDRRALLPAYGGAEATLAVTGLPLGEGWTALSPEHGGAAAAAGGRIVGCGRPLEGVSVTVVDDDERPVADGTVGEIVVTGTSVATSYVGDPGSASGTSIGDGTLRTGDAGFLHDGQLFVVGRLGDGLKVHGRMVFAESLEAQLVERGIPERRVAVLLGIRDGVPTAAVVLEAAKPEWYEIAGAVLRESLTDTELTALTVSRGGIAVTSSGKPRRRVMWTALCEGTLSGDTVAL
- a CDS encoding amino acid adenylation domain-containing protein, whose translation is MSSHGAEGTELSLTTAQHGVWFAQRFNPAATAFNSGHYLDIHGPVDADVLREAIRRAEAECGSYAVRFAETPEGPVQRITGAGTPPLEDIDLTGDTDPFEAALAWMNRDRGTPLDLTRDTLSRDALLKLGDERFLWYRRCHHILTDGFGGVLFTRRVAEIYAAAVRGEPAAGTPLGSLRTLIDDEAAYRRSEQYTRDRAHWTGQFAGHREPVSLSEKPVDRATEGAVSRTVALTEADMAALRTTGRTARTPWTVPVIAAVATYLHGMTGVRDIAIGVPVTARRGPDTQSVPGMLANQLPLRVTVDPAATRTELLTQVSRRLGDLLVHQCYPYEELRRELDLVREDGHLFGIVVNVLPTRGDLRLGGHPTFPHPLPGGTVLDLNISVRRGPGGEILLVDFEANPDRYSQADVDAHQRRFVDHLRAFTAADAELPLGRIELTSRDERTRLLHEWNDTGRQLPAATLPELFEAQAQKTPYADAVHHAGTTLGYAELNARANRLARALIERGAGPGRFVAVAMPRRVEAVVAFLAVLKAGAAYLPIDIGYPADRIAHVLRDARPALVLTAAGSASGLPAGTGAELLAVEGLHLPDETADVTDAERSRPLRPEDAAYAIYTSGSTGVPKGVVVPHSGVPSLLASQREVLGLREHERVLLFASPGFDASVWELCTALMTGGCVVVADQERLLPGSALAGLVAEAGVTCLLLAPSALAVMPEDGLPEGVTLVVGAEACAPDLVERWSAGRTMVNAYGPTESTVIATMSEPLAGRTVPPMGRPVVNSRILLLDDALRPVPVGVPGELYIAGAGLARGYVNRPDLTAERFVADPFGPPGARMYRSGDLARRSADGDLEYLGRSDQQVKLRGFRIELGEVEAALTDQPSVAQATVLVREDTPGVRRLVGYAVPVAGSGFDPAALRSALAATLPDYMVPAVIVELAELPRTPSGKLDRGALPEPVIAGAAGGRAPRTERETVLCALIAEVLGAGEVGIDDNFFDLGGDSITAIRLATRAAEAGLALTPQDIFSGRTAHALAEAAEELAAPVATPARAAVPTPAPEELERLHSRWGEDGIETVLPLTPLQEGMLFHALFTEGGADAYNVQKSFGLRGALDPVALRAAGEALLRRHAGLRAGFDQTASGRPVQIVPRTSELPWTEVDLSGCGTGEQRERTARLLAEDKRRRFDMARPPLLRLTLIRNAPDRHTLVLTSHHILFDGWSLPLILRDLFALYRAAGDGDGGNGALPGVVPFENYLEWLAAQDRDVAEDVWRTALAGLEQPTLVAPDTARAPEEALPGLAVAELSADLTARLTAEARARELTLNTVVQGAWALLLGGLTGRRDVVFGATVSGRPPLLPGVAEIVGLLMNTVPVRVRTRPGEPLSALLTRLQAEQAALGPHQYLGLAEVQRLAGLGELFDTTTVFENAPIDREAIKRTAGGLRISQTDADQTGATHYPLSLIVVPGPRLRLEFTYRTDVFDSRGIRRIADRLRRLFETFVAAPETPVGRIEQLTPAEHAQAVEEWNDTARPYPATTLPELFAQQVRSTPQATAVVHGDRSLTYAELDREAGKLAGVLAAKGAGPGQVVGVCLPRSVELLVTLHAVHRAGAAYLPVDPDYPEDRVRHMLEDADPVFLIDTDTYRALADTAAHADPVPNAPGLHPLHPAYVIHTSGSTGRPKGIVVAHEGVANYLRWKQDRFPLGAGDRVLQRTSMSFDPSVWEIFWPLTVGATVVIADPETQHGPGYIASLVRREGITVAQFVPSTLELFLQEPGARDCRSLRTVFCGGEALTAGLVDRFHDALDAELHNLYGPTEVSVYTTSRRTRPGGTASVPVGLPGSNLRVYVLDDGLLPVAPGVEGEVYIAGTGVTRGYVNRPALTAERFVPDPYGPRGTRMYRTGDLAARRPDGELEYRGRVDHQVKVRGHRIELGEIETVLSQDPAVRRAALVIREDQPGMPRIVAYTVPEPGATVDQAALRDRVAAALPDYMVPAAFVELDRLPLSPNGKLDRRSLPAPEFTGAEDGRAPRNAREELLCALFAELLGVGRVGIDDSFFDLGGDSIVSTRLAGRARSAGLAMTPRDVFTHRTVAALAEAVQDVIPGSPGQAPPRRPLVSLEQDELDELEAQLGDVK